Genomic window (Elusimicrobiota bacterium):
AGTAGCGCGTGGAGGCGAGATACGCCTCGAAGGCCGCCGCGCGCAGGGGCCCGGCGATGGGCTGGGCCCCTGCCAAGGCTTGCTCCAAAGCCGGGGGCAGCGCGCCCTTTTGGGCGCGGGCCAGGGCCCGAGCCTGGTCGAGGGCGGCAAAAGGGAGAGGCTTGTTCGGGTCGTATTGCGCCAGGAAATTCTGCAGGCGCTCCAGGATGAGCTGCCTGTTGAGGAGAAAAATATAGCGCCGGAACTCCTCCAGGGCCAGCCGGGTGAGGTGCTGGTTTTGCCTCGGGGCAGGCAGGGAGATCTGCCCGTTTTCCTCATCGAAGCGGTAGCCGTAGGCGATGAGGTCGGAGCGCTCGCTTGCCTTGATCAACCCCTTCTTGAAATTGAAGGGTTGTTGGAAGGCCTCGTATTGGCCGACGGAGAGGGGCGCCCCTTCCGGGCCCAAAATCAGGCCCGACTTTTCATCAAAGCGATGGCCCAACAGCTCCAAGGCCGAGCGCACCTCGGCCGGGACCGGTCTTTTCTTGAAATTATACGGAGGATCCGGGAGCTCTCGACCGGAGCGGCCGGGGAAGGCCTCGGCCTTGACTGGAACGGGCCCCCGTGGGACGGCCGAGGCCGTGGCCCAGGAGGGGCTCGATAAAAAAAGCAGGAGGAGAACCGGCATTCCTGTCAGACTACCAATACGCGAGCGGCGGCGCAACTGGCAGACTTTTAAGGCAGATAGATGGTCTCGGGATAGGCGACCACGAGGACCCGCACCTCGCCCGCCCGGCCTGGGACTGAGACGATGCCGTTCAAGGCGTCCACGGTGTCGGGATCGGCCGAGCTCAGGACCGTCACGGCCAGGCGCTGGCCCTGGGCCGGGCGGATCTCCTTGACCTTGAGGCCCGGCTCCTCCACGACGCAGCGGCCGTAATAGCGCACGAAGTCTGCTCCGGAGTCGATGTCGCGCAGGACCATGGGCTGCACGCAGCGGTCGATGGCCTGCTGCAGGTGGCTTGCGGCAAGCGCGGAGTCGTCTCTCAAGAGCACTTGGGCTTGGTAACCCAAGAGGGAGCCGCTCCTGAGGCTCAGGGAATAGCCGAGGCTCCGGGCCAGCGCCCTCTGCTCGAGGCTCGCGTCGGGCAGGAGGAGGATGATTCCCGCGGTGGGATCGGCCTCGGTCTTGACGAGTCCGCTCCGCACCGAGATCGGAACACGGTAATCCGCGGAAATTTTCTGGAAGCAGGGCTCCAGGGCCTCCACGGCCTCGGTTAGGTCTGGCAGGCGCAGCATCTTGGCGTCCACGATCCCGCACTCGTCCTGAAATTCTCGAAAGATATCCCGGGCTTGAAGAGGGGCCAGGGCCTCTCCGGCGGCCTTGGCCAAGGCTCCGCCGGCCGAGACGGAGAGCCTTTCCAGGGATTGGGCTCCGGCGGTTGAGATGGCAAGGGCGAGAATAGCGGCTAGTAGAGGGATGTTCATGGATAATCCTCGAAAAATTGAATTGGGCAGCTTGAGGTCAATTTACCCAAAAGGCCTAGGTTAATTATAGGACTTCCATCAATTTCCCGCATTGATCTGGATCAATTCCAGATCAATTTCAGGTATTGACAAACATAATTAGCCGCTGTACCCTGGTGGCTCATGGCCCAGGATTTCATCGCGCGGCTGCAGGTGAGCGACAATGGCTTTGCTTTCGACCCAAAGACCGGCTCGACCTTCTCGCTCAATCACACCGCCTGCCGGCTGATTTGCCTGCTCCGGGAGGGAAGAAGTCCCGAACAGATGGTTGACGACGTCATCCGGGAATACGGCATCGATTCCGCCGAGGCTCACCGCGGGGTCGAGGACTTCCTGCATTCGATCCAGGAGCTGGCTGCTTGAGCCACCGGGCGCCGGAGCGGGTGGTGGGGGTTTCTGGCATGATCGCCAACGAGAGCCCCGCCCCGGGAACGGCCGTGATCCGGTCGCTTAGGGCCTCCCCGAGCTTCAACGGGAAAGTGGTGGGGCTTGCCTACGACGCCATGGAGGCCGGCAATTTCATCGAGGGCGTGGCCGACGAGGTTTTTCTAGTCCCCTATCCGTCCCAGGGCCACGAGGACTATTTCAAGCGCCTCCTTTATATCAAGCAGCGCACGGGCTTGAACGCCCTGATCCCGACTTTGGACGCCGAGCTTTTGCCCATCATTCAAATGTCCGACTGGCTCAAGGCCAAGGGCATCGCGACCTTCCTGCCCACGCAGGAGCAATTCCGCCTGCGTGCCAAGGACCAGCTTTTCCAGATGGCGGCCCGGCACGCCCTGCCTGTGCCGCGGTCCTTGAGCCTTTTCGATCCCGCCATGCTTTGGAGCCTGGACCGTGAGGTGCGCTACCCCCTTTTGATCAAGGGTATTTTCTACGAGGCGTATCTCGCGCGCGATCCCCAGGAGGCCGCGGCCCATTTCGAGAAGATCCGCCAGAAGTGGGGCCTGCCGGTGGTCGTCCAGGAGTTCGTCCCCGGCGATGAATACGATGTGGCGGCCGTAGGCGACGGCCGGGGCGGCGTGGTGGGTGCTGTTCCCATGCGCAAGATGCAGCTCTCCGACAAGGGCAAGGCCTGGGCGGGCGTCACGGTTTCCGATGATAAATTGATGGAGCTGGCGCGCAAGACGATCAAGGCCCTCAAGTGGCGAGGCCCCCTTGAGCTTGAGGTCATGAAGAGCCGCGGCGCCTACTATATCATCGAGATCAATCCCCGCTTTCCAGCCTGGATTTACCTGGCCCAGGGAGCGGGTCAGAACCTGCCTCTGGCCTGTCTTGAGCTGGCCCTGGGACGGACGCCGGCGCCTTTCGCTCCCCACAAGCCGGGCGTGGTTTTCATGCGCAGCGCGATGGATTTTATCATGCCGATGTCTAAGCTCCAGGCCCTTACCGCGGACGGAGAATGCCATGAATATGGAAGCCAGAAAGTATGAGAAGCCGCAGATCGTCAGGCACCACTCGGGCCATATGAACCATTACGGCCGCGGCAGCTGCCAGCTGCCGACCCGCGAGATAGACGGGGTCTCCTTGAAGGCCCTAGCCAAGGAGTTCGGGACTCCCCTCTACATCGTTTCGGAGAAGGCCCTCGTGCGCAAGTTCCGAGCGGCCCAGGAGGCTTTCAGTCACCGCTACCCGCGGGCGATTTTCGGCTGGTCCTACAAGACCAACTACCTCAAGGCCGTCTGCGCCCTTCTTCACCGAGAGGGAGCCTGGGCCGAGGTCGTGTCTCCCCTCGAGTACCGGATGGCCCGCTCCATGCAAATGCCGGGATCTAAAATCATCTATAACGGACCCTGCAAAAGCGAGGAGTCCTTGATCCAAGCCGTCCGGGAAGGGGCTCGAGTCCATATCGACCATTTCGACGATTTCCAGCTCCTCGAGAAAGCGGCGGCCGCCACGTATAAAGGCCAGGGAGAAGGGGCGTTTGGCGCCTTCAAGAAATTTCCCATGGGACTGCGCATCAATCTTGACGCCGGGATTTACCCGGCCTGGAGCCATTTCGGCTTCAATCTCGAATCGGGCCAAGCCTGGGAGGCGGCGCGGCGCATCAACGCATCCCCGCTCCTCGCCCTCAAGGGCCTGCATTGCCACATCGGGACCTTCATTCTGGACCCGGAGGCCTACCGAAGGGCCCTGTTGAAGCTCCTCGACTTCTCCGACGCCTTGCGCAGGGAATTCGGGATTCAAATCGATTGGATAGACGCGGGAGGGGGATTCGCCTCGATCAACACCTTGCATTCCTCCTATTTGATGGGCGAGCACGTGACCCCGAGCCTGAGCGAGTACGCAGCCTGCATCACCGAGCCCATCGTGGCCCGCTACAGGAACTTCGACGACATGCCGACGCTGTTCCTCGAGTCCGGCCGCGCCATGGTGGATGAGGCCGGGTTCATTCTTACCTCGGTTCTGGCCGCGAAATCCCTTCCCAGCGGCAAAAAGGCCGTCATTGTGGACTCGGGCCTCAACAATCTCTTCACGGCCCTCTGGTATAAGCACGACTTGGCCTTGACCGAGGAGAGCCAGAGTCTCATGGAGGACACCGCCGTTTACGGGTCCACCTGCATGGCCATCGACGTGATCCGGGAGTCGGTGATGCTGCCCCCGCTCTCGCGGGGCAACCTCCTCCTCATCAAGAACGCCGGGGCCTACAACATGACGCAGTGGCTGCAGTTTATCAACGAGCGCCCGGCCGTGGTCATGATTTCCGAGGACGGAAAGGCGGAGCTCATCCGGGAGAGGGAGGACTTGTCCTACATGACTTGCCTCGAACATCTCCCGGAAAGGCTCGCCGCGCCTTCCCTACAAACAGAAGAATGGTCATCAAAGCCATAGCCGAGGCCCTGGAGCCCGTCCTCCAGGGCTATTCCGGGGTTTACTTCTCCCGTAAAAAGGGGACGGCCCTCCTTTTCCTGGCCGCGACTTTGATCGAGCCAACGCACGGGTTTTGCGGGCTTCTTTGCGCTTTAGTTTGCGCGCTATTCCTTAGGAAAATAGGCTTTGACCAGGCCTCCATCCGCGGCTGGCCCTACAGCGTCAACGCCCTCTTGGTCGGATTGGCTCTGGCTCGGCACTTTTCGCCGTCTTGGCAATTGATCCCGATCCTTGTCCTGGCCGGGGTGTTGACGGCCCTGTCTATTTCCGCGCTCAGGTCCATTTTCGAGGCGGTTTTCAACCTGCCCCAGATGAGCCTCGCCTTCGTTTTGATCACGGCTTTTCTCTACGCCGCGGCGGGCCTGCCGGCGCAGGCCGCCCGCCTGCCCTCGATGGCCTGGTTTTCCTCATGCCCTCCCGTCGAGGGCTACTTGAGGGCCGTGGCCGCGGTTTTCTTTTGCGGAGGCGCGGGAGCGGGAATCCTTGTTTTTGCGGGGCTTCTGTATTCCTCGCGCATCGCCACGGTCTTGTCCATCATCGGCTACGCCGCGGGCACGCTCGCCGGCGCTTTTTTGAGCCCGGCCGCGGCTTCGGGCGGGGATTTCCAGGGCTACAATTATGCCGTGGCCGCGATCGCCATTGGAGGGATTTACTCGGTCCCTTCGCTTTCATCCTACGGCATGGCCGCCATGGCCGCGGCTTTATGCGTGCCTATCGGTCAGGGCGTCATCGTGGCCATCGGGCCGCAGATAGGGGTCTTGTCCATGCCGTTTCTGGCTGTCACCTATCTTTTCATCGCCGGCCTTCGGATGCGGCCGGCCAACCGGGACCCGGAGCTTCTGCTTTTCCCGGCCGCCTCGCCCGAGGAAAACCTTGCCATCGCCCATTCCCACCGCCTGCGCCAGAAGGGAGCCTCCTCAGCCGGGCTGCGCCTGCCCTTCATCGGGGCCTGGCGCGTGACCCAGGGGGTGAGCGGAGAGCACACCCATATCGACAAGTGGCGTCACGCTCTTGATTTTTCCCTGCGGCACGATGAGTCGGATGAGTCCCGCCCCGGGTGGGGGCGGCTCTCCAGCTTCCCGGCCTACGGCCTGCCGGTGATCTCTCCCCAGTCCGGGTTCGTCTCCAAAATCGTGGACGGCATACCCGACAATGAACTCGGCTCCATAGACACCGAGCGCAATTGGGGCAATTACGTCTCGATCCAGCATGATGACGGGACCTTCTCCCTGATCTGCCACCTCAAGCAAGGCTCGATCAAGGTCAAACCCTGGCAGCGCGTGAGCGGCGGAGAGGCCGTGGCGCTGTGCGGCAATTCCGGGCGCTCTCCCACTCCCCATATCCATTACCATCTCCAAAAAACGGCGGAGGCTGGGAGCGAAACCTTGCCCTTCGCCTTCTCCGCCTATATCGAGGGCGGGGATAACCCCTGCCTGCGCGAGCATGCCGTTCCGCAGAAGGGCCAGACAGTGGAAAATCTTGTCATCTGCCAGGCAACCAAGGCCGCCTTCAATTTCGTGACTGGGAGTTCTTATCCCTTCGAAGTGTCCAGCAGGAAGGGCCGGCATGTCGAGACCTTGACGGCCGCCATGGACCTCTACGGCTGGCGCTACCTCGAGTCGGATAGGGACCGCTCCCGCCTCTATTACCACCTGACCCACGACATGTTCTACCTTGACTATTGCTCGGCCAAGCCGGGATCTCTGCTCTTTTCCCTTTTCTTGGCCGCGTCCAAGGTCCCCCTGGTCGATTCCGAGCGGCTGTTCTGGAAAGACGAACTGCCTCTCAATTCCTTCATGCGCGGGGCGGCCAGGCTCGGCGCGGAGTTTCTGCTGCCGTTTATCCCCGGCTACGGAGTGGAAGTGTCGCGTCGTTTCGTCGAAACGTCCCGGACGGCCGAGCTCAAGCTGGTGGCGGTCGAATCGAAGGTGTCCGTTCCCTGGCCGAGCGCTTTAAAGGATTTGACGGCTCAAGCGGTGTTTTGCGAAGGGAGAGGGCCCGTGACGATCACGGTCTCAAGCCTAAGCCTCGGCGTGGAGTTGAGCGCCATGACGGTGAGACAGGAGGAGAGATGCGGCATGGGAATTTAATGAATGCGGCGTTCTTCTTGGTGTTGGCCGTCCCGGCCACGGCCCAGCTTCAGCGCCCGCCAGAAAATTCCGAGGCCGTGCCAGCGCCGGAATTTAAAGGCGCCCCCGCGGCTCCGGCCACGGCGCCTGATCCCGGAATGGCGCCCGCAAGCCGCGACCTGGCGGCGGCCGCGGTTAAGTCCGAGGCTCTGCTGGCCGACGGCGACCTCCAGGGAGCCCGTGGGGCGCTCGACGCCGCGGTGAAGGCACGCCCGGACATTTATTGGCTGGTTCTGCGCTACGCCTATTTGTCGTATCTTCTAGGGGATTTCAGCACCGCCCAGGCCCATTACCGGCTGGCCGCCTCTATCGGGCCAAGCGAGGAGGCTCCGGTCGAGGGCCTTTTCTACTCGGCCTTGGGGCGCGGAGATCCCTCGTGGAAGGCCCAGGCCAAGGCCCTCCTCGGTTTGAACCCGGCCCACCGCGAGGCTAATCTGCGCATGGCTTACGAGGAATTCGCCGCGCGGCGCTATGAGAGCGCCTCCGGGCATTACGCCCGCGTTTTGAGCCTCACGCCCGAGGACGCGGATGCTCTACTGGGCTGGGGCTGGTCCCAATTCTATTCGGGCAGGTATTGGGCCGCGAAGGGAAATTTCGAGCGCGTGCTCAGGATGTTCCCGGAGAACGCCTCGGCCAAGCAGGGGCTTGAGTGGTGCCCCAGAACCTTGTCCGTGGCGGCAGGATACTCCTTCGCGGCGCTCGACTACAAGAACATCGCCTTCAAAAAAGGGGGACACAGCACAGCGGTCCCGGTTACCATGGCCTACAAGAAACTGTCCTTGACCGCCTCCTACACCCGTACCGTCATAGATTTCGCCGATCCCACGGCGGATGTGGAGCAAAAGGAAATAAACATAGCGCCCTCCTTCAGCCTCACGCCCAAGCTTTCGCTCATAGGAGCCTACGACCACATCAACGTCAATGACCCGGTCACCGATCAGGGCAATGTCTACACGGGAGGGCTCAACTACACGACGGCGTTGGGCGCCGGCGGAGGCTTTCTCTCCGCGGGGGGGTCCTACACCTACTCCGATTACCCGCAGTCCCGAGCGGCCCAGGTCGTGCCTCATATCGGGATCGGAAAGAGCGGCCTGATTTACGCCGATTTTTCCCTCATGCACATCAACCTCAATTCCAGGAACGAGAAGCTGAACACCGGCGTTGCCTCCTTGGCTCTGGGGCCCTTGCGGAACTTCACTGCCACGGCCAAGGGCTACGTCGGCAAAAAGCGGCTCGCCGTGGACGACTGGGGGACTTTGATTTCGAATAACCAGGACCTCTACCGCAGCGGCTGGCGTCTGGGTCTTTCCTGGGCATGGAAGGGGCTCACGGCCTTCGGCGTCTGGGGCCGGGACAGCGTCCGGGCCAATGTGACCGCCGCGACGACGTTGGACTATACGGCCTCGGTTTTAGTCGGCGGATTTAGCGCGAGATTTGGTTATTAATAGTCAACCTCCACAACGTTGTGGAGGTTGATGAGAGATTGATGTTCTAATCAAGGAGGAAGAGAATGAGAAACATCGTACTCGCAGTGATCGCAGCGTTGTCGGCGCCGTCCTGGTCCGCGGCCCAGGGCCGGCTCCAGGACGTCATCGCTTCCTCTTATGCGGCCGAGGCCGGCCGCGATATCGCGGGAGCGATGAAGGTGATGAGGAGCGTGGAGGAGACGGAGGGCGACAGCTACATTTATAGGCTGAGGATGGGGTGGCTGGCTTATCTGGGCGGCATGTGGAACGAGAGCATCGCGCAGTACCAGAACGCGGCCAAGATCGCTCCCGAGGCCATAGAACCTCTCCAAGGGCTTCTCTTGCCCTTGGCGGCAGCCGGCAAGACCGCCGAGATCTCCCGGGCCCACGAGATGGTGCTGGCCATAGACCCCAACAACTACAAATCCCTTTCCCAGCTCGCCTGGATCAACTACCAGGCAAAGGATTACAAGAAAGCGGTCAAGTACTACGCTCGAATCATCAAACTCTACCCGACGGACGTGGAAATGCTCTTGGGCTTGGGCTACAGCCTCAAGCTCGAGGGCGACAGGG
Coding sequences:
- a CDS encoding diaminopimelate decarboxylase, whose translation is MEARKYEKPQIVRHHSGHMNHYGRGSCQLPTREIDGVSLKALAKEFGTPLYIVSEKALVRKFRAAQEAFSHRYPRAIFGWSYKTNYLKAVCALLHREGAWAEVVSPLEYRMARSMQMPGSKIIYNGPCKSEESLIQAVREGARVHIDHFDDFQLLEKAAAATYKGQGEGAFGAFKKFPMGLRINLDAGIYPAWSHFGFNLESGQAWEAARRINASPLLALKGLHCHIGTFILDPEAYRRALLKLLDFSDALRREFGIQIDWIDAGGGFASINTLHSSYLMGEHVTPSLSEYAACITEPIVARYRNFDDMPTLFLESGRAMVDEAGFILTSVLAAKSLPSGKKAVIVDSGLNNLFTALWYKHDLALTEESQSLMEDTAVYGSTCMAIDVIRESVMLPPLSRGNLLLIKNAGAYNMTQWLQFINERPAVVMISEDGKAELIREREDLSYMTCLEHLPERLAAPSLQTEEWSSKP
- a CDS encoding tetratricopeptide repeat protein — its product is MRNIVLAVIAALSAPSWSAAQGRLQDVIASSYAAEAGRDIAGAMKVMRSVEETEGDSYIYRLRMGWLAYLGGMWNESIAQYQNAAKIAPEAIEPLQGLLLPLAAAGKTAEISRAHEMVLAIDPNNYKSLSQLAWINYQAKDYKKAVKYYARIIKLYPTDVEMLLGLGYSLKLEGDRGGSERVFKQVLMLSPKNARALEGLKGTA
- a CDS encoding ATP-grasp domain-containing protein — encoded protein: MSHRAPERVVGVSGMIANESPAPGTAVIRSLRASPSFNGKVVGLAYDAMEAGNFIEGVADEVFLVPYPSQGHEDYFKRLLYIKQRTGLNALIPTLDAELLPIIQMSDWLKAKGIATFLPTQEQFRLRAKDQLFQMAARHALPVPRSLSLFDPAMLWSLDREVRYPLLIKGIFYEAYLARDPQEAAAHFEKIRQKWGLPVVVQEFVPGDEYDVAAVGDGRGGVVGAVPMRKMQLSDKGKAWAGVTVSDDKLMELARKTIKALKWRGPLELEVMKSRGAYYIIEINPRFPAWIYLAQGAGQNLPLACLELALGRTPAPFAPHKPGVVFMRSAMDFIMPMSKLQALTADGECHEYGSQKV
- a CDS encoding tetratricopeptide repeat protein, with the translated sequence MNAAFFLVLAVPATAQLQRPPENSEAVPAPEFKGAPAAPATAPDPGMAPASRDLAAAAVKSEALLADGDLQGARGALDAAVKARPDIYWLVLRYAYLSYLLGDFSTAQAHYRLAASIGPSEEAPVEGLFYSALGRGDPSWKAQAKALLGLNPAHREANLRMAYEEFAARRYESASGHYARVLSLTPEDADALLGWGWSQFYSGRYWAAKGNFERVLRMFPENASAKQGLEWCPRTLSVAAGYSFAALDYKNIAFKKGGHSTAVPVTMAYKKLSLTASYTRTVIDFADPTADVEQKEINIAPSFSLTPKLSLIGAYDHINVNDPVTDQGNVYTGGLNYTTALGAGGGFLSAGGSYTYSDYPQSRAAQVVPHIGIGKSGLIYADFSLMHINLNSRNEKLNTGVASLALGPLRNFTATAKGYVGKKRLAVDDWGTLISNNQDLYRSGWRLGLSWAWKGLTAFGVWGRDSVRANVTAATTLDYTASVLVGGFSARFGY
- a CDS encoding PqqD family protein codes for the protein MAQDFIARLQVSDNGFAFDPKTGSTFSLNHTACRLICLLREGRSPEQMVDDVIREYGIDSAEAHRGVEDFLHSIQELAA
- a CDS encoding urea transporter translates to MVIKAIAEALEPVLQGYSGVYFSRKKGTALLFLAATLIEPTHGFCGLLCALVCALFLRKIGFDQASIRGWPYSVNALLVGLALARHFSPSWQLIPILVLAGVLTALSISALRSIFEAVFNLPQMSLAFVLITAFLYAAAGLPAQAARLPSMAWFSSCPPVEGYLRAVAAVFFCGGAGAGILVFAGLLYSSRIATVLSIIGYAAGTLAGAFLSPAAASGGDFQGYNYAVAAIAIGGIYSVPSLSSYGMAAMAAALCVPIGQGVIVAIGPQIGVLSMPFLAVTYLFIAGLRMRPANRDPELLLFPAASPEENLAIAHSHRLRQKGASSAGLRLPFIGAWRVTQGVSGEHTHIDKWRHALDFSLRHDESDESRPGWGRLSSFPAYGLPVISPQSGFVSKIVDGIPDNELGSIDTERNWGNYVSIQHDDGTFSLICHLKQGSIKVKPWQRVSGGEAVALCGNSGRSPTPHIHYHLQKTAEAGSETLPFAFSAYIEGGDNPCLREHAVPQKGQTVENLVICQATKAAFNFVTGSSYPFEVSSRKGRHVETLTAAMDLYGWRYLESDRDRSRLYYHLTHDMFYLDYCSAKPGSLLFSLFLAASKVPLVDSERLFWKDELPLNSFMRGAARLGAEFLLPFIPGYGVEVSRRFVETSRTAELKLVAVESKVSVPWPSALKDLTAQAVFCEGRGPVTITVSSLSLGVELSAMTVRQEERCGMGI